A window of the Elusimicrobiota bacterium genome harbors these coding sequences:
- a CDS encoding squalene/phytoene synthase family protein — protein MTGPAYKTSNFSAAFMFLGGAQRRALSAFYAYARAVDDIADDPAPDKSKKLAALASWKMEIEALFSGEGTGTIQGLKEAVSTFPLKKEHFLLVLEGVSRDLDKTAYSTIAELESYMYKVASAVGLTCLAIFGYEDQRAGEYAENLGYAVQLTNIIRDAREDALAGRFYLPSEDMRRFGCRANDLLDLNYPPNFIELMSFEAGRARAYYAKARALINPAGKKKLFSAFVMAAVYETLLEKITASGFRVKRGRIRLNKFEKMKALYRAWRNYAQI, from the coding sequence ATGACGGGACCGGCATACAAAACCTCTAATTTCAGCGCGGCATTCATGTTTCTGGGCGGCGCCCAGCGCAGGGCGCTGTCCGCTTTCTATGCTTACGCGAGAGCCGTTGACGATATAGCCGACGACCCCGCGCCTGATAAAAGCAAGAAACTCGCGGCGCTTGCCTCCTGGAAAATGGAAATAGAGGCGCTTTTTTCAGGAGAAGGAACCGGAACGATACAGGGTCTTAAAGAAGCTGTTTCGACTTTCCCTCTTAAAAAAGAACATTTTCTGCTGGTCCTTGAAGGCGTAAGCCGGGACCTTGATAAAACCGCCTATTCCACCATAGCCGAGCTTGAGAGCTATATGTATAAGGTAGCCTCAGCCGTAGGGCTGACCTGCCTTGCTATTTTCGGCTACGAAGATCAGAGGGCCGGAGAATATGCCGAAAACCTCGGCTATGCCGTACAGCTCACCAATATCATAAGGGACGCGAGGGAAGATGCGCTGGCCGGACGCTTTTATCTTCCCTCCGAGGACATGCGAAGATTCGGCTGCCGCGCGAATGACCTGCTTGATTTGAATTATCCCCCCAATTTTATAGAATTGATGAGCTTTGAAGCCGGCAGAGCCAGGGCTTATTACGCCAAAGCGCGCGCCCTGATAAATCCCGCCGGCAAAAAAAAACTGTTCAGCGCGTTCGTAATGGCGGCCGTTTATGAAACCCTGCTCGAAAAAATCACCGCATCGGGTTTCAGGGTAAAGCGGGGCAGGATACGCCTGAATAAATTTGAAAAAATGAAGGCGCTTTACAGGGCCTGGAGGAATTATGCTCAAATCTGA
- the dcd gene encoding dCTP deaminase has protein sequence MMLKSDSWIRENCLKNKMISPFVEKLVAKGRISYGLSSYGYDIRVANEYKVFTDVHNCVVDPKEFNSKSFVDIRAPYCIVPAHSFALSRSVEYFRIPRGVIGLCIGKSTYARCGIVVNITPLEPEWEGHLTLEISNTTPLPAKIYSNEGIAQLIFLESDKICEISYKDRKGKYQSQRGVTLPRIISGKRG, from the coding sequence ATTATGCTCAAATCTGATTCGTGGATACGCGAGAATTGCCTGAAAAACAAAATGATCTCCCCCTTTGTGGAAAAACTTGTGGCTAAAGGCCGCATTTCCTACGGGCTTTCCTCCTACGGTTACGATATTCGTGTGGCAAATGAGTATAAAGTTTTCACCGACGTGCATAACTGCGTGGTGGATCCCAAAGAATTCAACTCCAAATCTTTCGTGGATATCCGTGCTCCGTACTGCATAGTGCCGGCTCATTCCTTCGCGCTCTCGCGCTCCGTGGAATATTTCCGGATACCGCGCGGCGTTATCGGCCTCTGCATAGGCAAAAGCACTTACGCCCGCTGCGGAATAGTGGTGAACATCACCCCGCTTGAGCCGGAGTGGGAGGGGCACCTGACCCTTGAAATTTCAAATACCACTCCCCTGCCGGCGAAAATTTACTCGAACGAGGGGATAGCGCAGCTGATTTTCCTTGAGAGCGACAAGATATGCGAGATATCCTACAAGGACAGGAAAGGCAAATACCAGTCGCAGCGCGGCGTTACGCTTCCAAGGATAATTTCTGGAAAAAGGGGATAG
- a CDS encoding tetratricopeptide repeat protein: MSTAGKKIIFFCLAPACLAGAGLVFAATGQKPANPSEVPFQRPLAHKAAPLKRAKELQAAGPSDSALDTAIAALKKNPSDKDLYLHTLELLPETPVKAGPQQAGVTKQTMAFKIITFQVLEKDKDYYGYYLGLCKIHRNGGETQAALSNCRKAMELDATPYPVYREFGLTWAKAGNKSKAEEMLSQGVELSSDNCKAYLSRAAVREQFGETKTALADYIKALALLKKNKSAGQGLDTAFINAKIKKLSQPAPGRKIAGSQKPQAVSAPPSGQQVRTVRVSAADAEKCARTFRSELAAGNLEAAERSSGACLKLTPSDPELCKDRAGLLIRLGHYEDAVKEYNRAAELYKNSPMAAFCLVKKAETLIKLGREADAEKAYVTALKTSPADLTALNGLAGIFETRGDLKSASGVYEKILSAEPGNARARSRLAEIEAGLTLPEQALAALKERQAVDLKKTSPAPEDLKLFKDITVAERNGAVDYLKMKNHALNGLVLEKQSGKGPKLFLTGAGYRLYLSYLSRDAVAFFEAQPMTLRDVFALRDNSGAPLFDKAGKLTAEGDAALRLAKSGKKSWLLIYEAVPASPQAEKTNKEIEAALKEGYREISEPEYLWLAKATTCPEETLTEEPTVIMKIIKMPTYRRYFLCSIPDTSLCSMKGTTKLAIYIENYRRGDTHIPEGETSTAFFGSGAIKQRHFCEKGKIWMGD, translated from the coding sequence ATGTCAACGGCCGGTAAAAAAATTATTTTTTTCTGCCTTGCGCCGGCTTGTCTGGCCGGGGCGGGATTGGTTTTTGCGGCTACTGGCCAAAAGCCGGCCAATCCTTCAGAGGTGCCGTTCCAAAGGCCGCTGGCCCACAAAGCGGCCCCGCTCAAGCGGGCAAAAGAGCTTCAAGCCGCCGGTCCTTCCGACAGTGCGCTTGATACGGCCATTGCGGCGCTTAAAAAAAACCCGTCAGATAAAGACCTTTACCTTCACACGCTTGAACTTTTACCCGAAACCCCGGTAAAAGCAGGCCCGCAGCAAGCCGGTGTCACAAAACAAACCATGGCTTTTAAAATCATCACCTTCCAGGTTCTGGAAAAAGATAAGGATTATTACGGTTATTACCTCGGCCTCTGCAAAATACATAGAAATGGAGGCGAAACCCAGGCAGCGCTGTCCAACTGCAGAAAAGCTATGGAGCTTGACGCAACGCCTTATCCGGTTTACCGCGAATTCGGCCTTACCTGGGCAAAAGCCGGAAATAAATCAAAAGCGGAAGAAATGCTTTCACAAGGCGTGGAATTATCCTCCGACAATTGCAAGGCTTACCTTAGCCGGGCCGCGGTCAGGGAACAATTCGGGGAAACAAAAACAGCCCTTGCGGATTACATTAAAGCCCTTGCCTTGCTTAAAAAAAATAAAAGCGCGGGGCAGGGGCTGGATACCGCGTTTATAAACGCAAAAATAAAAAAACTTTCGCAGCCGGCGCCTGGCCGGAAAATCGCGGGCTCGCAAAAACCGCAGGCCGTAAGCGCGCCTCCGTCCGGACAGCAGGTACGCACCGTCAGAGTATCCGCCGCGGACGCTGAAAAATGCGCGCGGACCTTCCGCTCCGAGCTTGCCGCCGGCAACCTTGAAGCGGCAGAGCGCTCAAGCGGCGCCTGTTTAAAACTCACCCCCTCAGACCCCGAACTGTGCAAGGACCGCGCCGGCCTGCTTATACGTCTTGGCCACTACGAAGACGCCGTGAAAGAATATAACAGGGCTGCGGAACTTTACAAAAACAGTCCGATGGCGGCTTTTTGCCTGGTTAAAAAGGCTGAAACTTTAATTAAGCTGGGCCGGGAAGCGGACGCGGAAAAAGCGTATGTAACCGCCCTTAAAACAAGTCCCGCTGATTTAACCGCCCTCAACGGTCTGGCCGGGATTTTTGAGACGCGGGGAGATTTAAAGTCGGCCTCCGGCGTTTATGAAAAAATACTTTCGGCCGAACCGGGCAACGCCAGGGCGCGCTCGCGCCTGGCTGAAATCGAGGCAGGGCTTACCCTCCCGGAACAGGCGCTTGCCGCGTTAAAAGAACGCCAGGCGGTTGATCTGAAAAAAACTTCGCCCGCTCCCGAAGACCTGAAATTGTTCAAGGATATTACGGTCGCCGAAAGGAACGGCGCCGTGGATTACCTTAAAATGAAGAACCACGCTTTAAACGGGCTGGTTCTGGAGAAACAAAGCGGGAAGGGCCCCAAACTTTTCTTGACTGGCGCCGGCTACAGGCTTTACCTTTCCTATTTATCCAGGGACGCGGTGGCTTTTTTTGAAGCCCAGCCGATGACGCTTAGAGACGTCTTCGCGCTGCGCGATAATTCGGGGGCGCCCCTTTTTGACAAAGCGGGCAAATTGACGGCGGAGGGCGACGCCGCGCTGCGCCTGGCCAAAAGCGGGAAGAAATCCTGGCTGCTGATATATGAAGCGGTTCCTGCAAGCCCGCAGGCCGAGAAGACGAACAAAGAAATTGAAGCCGCGCTTAAAGAGGGCTATCGCGAAATTTCGGAACCGGAATATCTCTGGCTCGCAAAAGCCACCACCTGCCCCGAAGAAACGCTGACGGAAGAGCCGACTGTCATCATGAAAATAATAAAAATGCCCACATACCGGAGATATTTTTTATGTTCTATCCCCGATACCAGCCTGTGCTCCATGAAGGGCACCACCAAGCTTGCCATATATATAGAGAATTACCGAAGAGGAGATACTCATATCCCTGAAGGCGAAACTTCCACGGCCTTTTTCGGCTCCGGCGCCATCAAACAACGGCACTTCTGCGAGAAAGGAAAGATCTGGATGGGAGATTAG
- the rplM gene encoding 50S ribosomal protein L13 yields MIQKTTLPSVSEVEKTRKWHFFDADGQILGRLASRIAILLIGKHKRLYTPSMDCGDFVVVTNAAKVKVTGNKLEDKFYFRHSGYAGGAKVIPYKRQMENDPTKVLNLAVRRMLDDNRLRDRRMKRLNIFAAEQTQFPNPALKSAISLKP; encoded by the coding sequence ATGATACAGAAAACTACTTTGCCCAGTGTGTCTGAAGTTGAAAAAACCAGAAAGTGGCATTTTTTTGACGCCGACGGCCAGATTCTTGGCAGGCTTGCGAGCAGAATTGCCATCCTTTTAATCGGCAAGCACAAACGGCTATATACCCCAAGCATGGACTGCGGAGACTTCGTTGTGGTCACCAACGCAGCCAAAGTAAAAGTAACCGGCAATAAGCTGGAGGATAAATTTTACTTCCGGCACTCCGGCTATGCCGGCGGCGCCAAGGTTATACCTTACAAACGGCAGATGGAAAATGATCCGACCAAGGTGCTGAACCTGGCCGTCCGGCGTATGCTTGACGATAACAGGCTCAGGGATCGGCGCATGAAGCGGCTTAATATTTTTGCCGCTGAACAAACACAGTTCCCGAACCCGGCGTTAAAAAGCGCCATAAGCCTTAAGCCATAG
- the rpsI gene encoding 30S ribosomal protein S9, with amino-acid sequence MENKNLILATGRRKTSVAQVRLMQGGTGKMTVNSKELKDYFGNTPRLAAVISSPFDLAKDQKFDCIVKVQGGGVSSQAGAIRHGISRAIASLGPSFRSSMKKAGFLTRDSRMVERKKYGQPKARKRFQFSKR; translated from the coding sequence ATGGAAAACAAAAATTTAATACTGGCCACCGGCAGAAGAAAAACTTCCGTGGCGCAGGTGCGTCTCATGCAGGGCGGCACAGGCAAAATGACCGTAAACTCAAAGGAGTTAAAAGATTATTTCGGCAACACCCCGCGGCTTGCGGCCGTTATAAGCTCCCCCTTTGACCTTGCCAAGGACCAGAAATTCGACTGTATAGTGAAGGTGCAGGGCGGCGGCGTTTCCAGTCAGGCCGGCGCGATACGCCACGGTATTTCACGCGCTATCGCGAGCCTTGGCCCAAGCTTCCGCTCCTCCATGAAAAAAGCGGGATTCCTTACCCGGGACTCGCGCATGGTGGAAAGAAAGAAATACGGCCAGCCCAAAGCGAGAAAGAGATTCCAGTTCTCCAAGAGGTAA
- a CDS encoding bifunctional UDP-sugar hydrolase/5'-nucleotidase, protein MKKATMIILCFLISAEVVNAKTISIYHTSDVHGWYSARPAKWDKENSTRTIGGFAALSSLLKAEKNPYILLDSGDMFQGTPEGNFTKGMASIIIMNQLGYTAALVGNHDYDYTEENLKTLVSSASFPVLGANVYVKATGKNVDYLKPYAIIEKAGERIAVLGIAGVHTSHSTLPANVAHLTFADEPAETARWMEEIRKQKPDAVIVLAHIGIGDFGGRKIDLSTVTLTDEETAYGTIPVARAAKNAAVVIGGHNHTGLLKGYFDKPSSTLVAESYWGLTDFTKVDLDFDDATGKFKGAKAELIPLWTDKTGEDAEVLKTVSSLSAEVNKEMDKVVSKTAVDLSFSQEGLDSPIGNWMTDAMRRQSGTDLAFQNSPGIRAGFTKGSITMRDIYQVMPFENTLVTLTMTGAQLSELFLDNLHHGKSYLQVSGLTVKFHEGPDGKTTGLRLEQSGKEIKPEDKFSVVTNNYMTTGGSGGKVFLKTGNMQDTMRPVREALVKDLKENPVTALPAGGRITKF, encoded by the coding sequence ATGAAAAAAGCAACCATGATAATACTCTGTTTCCTGATTTCAGCCGAAGTTGTAAACGCGAAAACAATTTCCATTTACCATACAAGCGACGTGCACGGCTGGTATTCGGCCAGGCCCGCTAAATGGGACAAGGAAAACTCCACCCGGACCATCGGCGGGTTCGCGGCCCTGTCTTCGCTTTTAAAAGCTGAAAAGAATCCTTACATTCTGCTTGATTCGGGCGATATGTTCCAGGGTACGCCGGAAGGGAATTTCACAAAAGGCATGGCCAGCATAATAATCATGAACCAACTGGGCTATACGGCGGCGCTCGTCGGCAACCATGATTATGACTACACCGAGGAGAATTTAAAAACGCTGGTATCAAGCGCCTCTTTTCCTGTGCTTGGCGCGAATGTCTATGTCAAGGCCACCGGGAAAAATGTCGACTATTTGAAACCCTACGCCATAATTGAAAAAGCGGGCGAGCGCATAGCGGTGCTCGGCATCGCCGGAGTGCACACCTCGCACTCCACTCTGCCGGCCAATGTCGCGCATCTGACGTTCGCCGACGAACCAGCCGAAACAGCCAGGTGGATGGAAGAGATCAGAAAGCAGAAGCCGGACGCCGTTATAGTGCTCGCGCACATCGGCATCGGCGATTTTGGCGGCAGGAAAATCGATCTTTCAACTGTAACGCTTACGGACGAAGAAACCGCTTACGGAACTATCCCGGTGGCAAGAGCCGCAAAAAACGCCGCTGTGGTCATAGGCGGGCATAATCACACCGGCCTGTTAAAGGGCTATTTCGACAAGCCCAGCTCCACTTTGGTGGCCGAAAGTTACTGGGGCCTTACGGATTTTACCAAAGTGGACTTGGACTTCGACGACGCCACAGGTAAATTTAAAGGCGCGAAAGCCGAACTTATCCCCCTTTGGACCGATAAAACGGGAGAGGACGCCGAGGTACTCAAAACCGTCAGCTCTTTAAGCGCGGAGGTTAACAAGGAAATGGACAAGGTGGTAAGCAAAACCGCCGTTGACCTTTCATTTTCCCAGGAAGGGCTTGATTCGCCCATAGGAAACTGGATGACCGACGCCATGCGCAGACAATCGGGCACTGATCTGGCTTTCCAGAACAGCCCGGGCATACGTGCCGGGTTTACCAAAGGATCCATAACGATGCGCGACATTTATCAGGTAATGCCTTTTGAAAATACCCTGGTAACCCTTACGATGACCGGCGCCCAGCTTTCAGAACTTTTCCTCGACAATCTGCACCACGGCAAAAGCTATCTGCAGGTTTCAGGACTAACGGTTAAATTCCACGAAGGCCCGGACGGCAAAACGACGGGACTGCGCCTTGAACAGAGCGGAAAAGAAATAAAGCCCGAGGATAAATTCAGCGTGGTCACGAACAATTATATGACCACCGGCGGCTCCGGCGGTAAAGTGTTCCTTAAAACCGGAAATATGCAGGATACCATGCGCCCCGTGCGCGAGGCGCTTGTAAAAGATTTGAAGGAAAACCCGGTTACGGCCCTGCCCGCGGGCGGCAGGATAACTAAATTCTAA
- a CDS encoding 5'-nucleotidase C-terminal domain-containing protein, which produces MTLKTAALLGLFLILGSCSKKEEAVIFVTARLEGRISAEPDSALKGALAGGVAVFKNLYKLEGKPKLALDMGNWLSETSEGRVMGAQAVLDCLDAVPYSAAAPGYRDLALAPRELEKLSKTVSFPLLASNLYLKNNRKPDFLRGFALLEAGGHKIGVFAINVADPQKANQPKNLLNYHLEKESYEIEKALKALKDGGAKITVMLLNINPKASAKPEFYRKFLEKLPKTDLIITDEPSLKKPFKAGKSWVVPSGLGSSAARIRLYIDPVAGTLTAIDWDLLPLDKAKYGEDPAALEVVNRHLHSVTRYMERRIGFLSTELKLRDGGRSAMGDFAAGCMKRWAHSNAALLVNSDLAAGISSGPVTVGDIYRVMPYDTSVVFVKIRGAELADALEDKVLSDISVSGLKIIAGETGIKSVETDSGPLVPGHVYRLAVPDSIVNNADYPILPNAMEFANSKRFLREILGWCFSLRKISAPEPEAEMRDTNGARAEGSGRHPAEGTPQRQASVQPPPAPEAEGPAIVGQAGVVDTDKPENHGTKGTE; this is translated from the coding sequence ATGACCCTAAAAACTGCGGCGCTTTTGGGCCTTTTCCTTATTTTAGGCTCCTGTTCAAAAAAAGAAGAGGCGGTAATTTTCGTCACCGCGCGACTTGAAGGACGCATAAGCGCCGAGCCGGATTCCGCCCTTAAGGGAGCCTTGGCCGGAGGGGTGGCGGTTTTCAAAAACCTATACAAACTGGAAGGCAAGCCCAAACTCGCGCTGGATATGGGTAACTGGCTTTCAGAAACATCCGAAGGGCGGGTAATGGGCGCGCAAGCGGTGCTTGACTGCCTGGATGCCGTGCCCTACTCGGCCGCCGCCCCCGGCTACCGTGATTTGGCCCTTGCCCCCAGGGAACTTGAAAAGCTTTCAAAAACAGTCTCATTTCCGCTTCTGGCTTCAAATCTATACCTGAAAAACAACAGGAAGCCGGATTTTCTGCGCGGCTTCGCCCTGCTTGAAGCCGGCGGACACAAGATAGGCGTGTTTGCAATTAACGTTGCGGATCCGCAAAAGGCGAACCAGCCGAAAAATCTATTAAACTACCACCTGGAAAAAGAAAGCTACGAAATCGAAAAAGCACTTAAAGCATTGAAGGATGGCGGCGCCAAAATTACCGTGATGCTTTTAAACATCAACCCCAAAGCCTCCGCAAAACCGGAATTCTACCGTAAATTCCTTGAAAAACTCCCTAAAACAGACCTCATAATCACCGACGAACCTTCTTTAAAAAAGCCGTTCAAGGCAGGCAAGTCATGGGTGGTGCCTTCGGGCCTCGGCTCAAGCGCCGCGCGCATACGCTTGTACATTGATCCCGTCGCGGGGACGCTCACCGCCATAGACTGGGACCTGCTGCCGCTTGACAAAGCCAAATACGGAGAAGACCCGGCCGCCCTGGAGGTCGTTAACCGGCATTTACACTCGGTTACGCGCTACATGGAGCGGCGCATAGGCTTTCTGTCAACAGAACTTAAGCTGCGCGACGGAGGAAGATCGGCCATGGGTGATTTTGCCGCAGGCTGCATGAAACGCTGGGCCCATTCAAATGCAGCTTTGCTTGTAAATTCAGACCTGGCCGCCGGGATTTCCAGCGGGCCTGTTACCGTAGGAGATATCTACAGGGTTATGCCATACGACACCAGCGTGGTTTTTGTAAAAATACGCGGCGCCGAACTGGCAGACGCGCTGGAGGACAAGGTCCTCTCGGACATAAGCGTTTCCGGCCTTAAAATAATTGCGGGGGAAACCGGCATAAAAAGCGTTGAAACAGACTCAGGCCCGCTTGTGCCGGGCCATGTCTATCGTCTGGCGGTGCCGGATTCCATCGTAAACAACGCGGATTATCCCATTTTACCTAACGCCATGGAGTTCGCAAATTCAAAAAGATTTTTGCGGGAAATACTCGGCTGGTGTTTCTCGTTGCGAAAGATCTCGGCCCCCGAGCCTGAGGCGGAAATGCGGGACACGAACGGGGCGCGCGCCGAAGGCAGCGGACGCCATCCCGCGGAAGGGACGCCGCAGCGGCAGGCCAGCGTCCAGCCCCCGCCCGCTCCGGAGGCGGAAGGGCCGGCCATCGTAGGACAGGCAGGCGTCGTGGACACGGATAAGCCTGAAAATCACGGCACAAAAGGCACTGAATAA